Proteins from one Triticum aestivum cultivar Chinese Spring chromosome 7A, IWGSC CS RefSeq v2.1, whole genome shotgun sequence genomic window:
- the LOC123148798 gene encoding cysteine-rich receptor-like protein kinase 26 isoform X2: protein MASPSSSLWGAQGQASTMAQLMGVDALGLVSMVVQAALVARRHRDACVRLAQHVELVGGLLGELELAELMRREATRRPLEQLGGALRRCYALVTACQDCGYLRRLLLGARMAEELRAAQHEIDMFIHLIPLIALVDNSTADSRRVKADEGVLTVVTDSSNRHIRIPNKGATKLCGIGEHPFVGKVDLREQNIVDIEELVELCTRMEEACAGFTRFDFCQILDATENFSEKMIVGWGGFGKVYKGQLPGGLNVAIKRADEHAAMLEVNSELQLAKLQHANVIRLLGWCIHGKERILVYEFMQNGSLDRYLCAKTLSPDVTEEHTCRVVGTSGYIAPEYASRGVYSLKTDAFSFGILVLETISRRKNTILDKRGDTVGDLVRDAWCIWKDRRLHELVDRSLGHGYDIAEVVMYAQVALLLLCAQEDPVDRPAMTDVAAMLSSESMSLPMEPKEPSALSEGGAGEDTYINRSSRTIDITITSSATVLTRVRFIIDPEV from the exons ATGGCGAGCCCGTCGAGCAGCCTGTGGGGCGCCCAAGGGCAAGCCTCCACCATGGCGCAGCTGATGGGCGTGGACGCGCTCGGGCTGGTCTCCATGGTCGTGCAGGCCGCCCTGGTGGCGCGCCGCCACCGGGATGCCTGCGTGCGGCTCGCGCAGCACGTGGAGCTCGTTGGCGGCCTGCTCGGGGAGCTGGAGCTCGCCGAGCTGATGCGTCGGGAGGCCACCAGGCGGCCGCTGGAGCAGCTCGGCGGCGCGCTGCGGCGGTGCTACGCGCTGGTCACGGCGTGCCAGGACTGCGGCTACCTGCGCCGCCTGCTCCTGGGAGCCCGGATGGCCGAGGAGCTCCGCGCCGCGCAGCATGAGATCGACATGTTCATCCACCTCATCCCGCTCATCGCCCTCGTCGACAATTCCACTGCAGATAGTCGCCGTGTCAAG GCTGATGAGGGGGTGCTCACTGTAGTCACAGATAGTTCAAATCGTCACATCAG GATTCCAAACAAAGGAGCTACCAAACTCTGTGGTATTGGAGAACACCCATTTGTAG GAAAAGTGGACCTGCGAGAACAGAATATCGTTGACATTGAAGAACTTGTGGAGCTTTGTACCCGTATGGAAGAGGCTTGCGCAGGATTCACAAGGTTCGATTTCTGTCAGATCTTGGATGCTACAGAAAATTTCTCAGAGAAGATGATAGTTGGGTGGGGAGGATTTGGGAAGGTGTACAAG gGCCAGTTGCCTGGTGGACTTAATGTTGCCATCAAAAGAGCTGATGAGCACGCAGCAATGCTTGAAGTCAACAGTGAATTGCAGCTTGCAAAGCTTCAGCATGCCAATGTGATTAGGTTATTGGGGTGGTGCATCCATGGGAAAGAAAGGATTCTAGTGTATGAGTTCATGCAAAATGGTTCCTTGGATCGTTACCTATGCG CTAAAACCCTGAGTCCAGACGTAACAGAAGagcatacatgcagggtggtgggCACTAG TGGTTACATAGCCCCGGAGTACGCATCTCGAGGGGTTTACTCTCTGAAGACGGATGCGTTCAGCTTCGGCATCTTGGTTCTGGAGACCATTAGCAGACGAAAGAACACCATACTCGACAAGCGAGGGGATACCGTCGGCGATCTTGTACGAGAT GCCTGGTGTATATGGAAGGACAGAAGGCTGCATGAGCTCGTAGATCGATCACTAGGGCACGGATATGACATCGCCGAGGTAGTGATGTACGCTCAGGTTGCGCTGCTCTTGCTCTGTGCTCAGGAAGATCCAGTGGATCGCCCTGCCATGACGGATGTTGCTGCAATGCTGAGCTCTGAAAGCATGAGCTTACCAATGGAGCCTAAGGAGCCTTCCGCGCTGAGTGAAGGGGGTGCTGGTGAAGATACATACATAAACCGATCAAGCCGGACAATAGACATAACCATAACGAGTTCAGCCACAGTGCTGACTAGAGTTCGCTTCATCATAGACCCGGAGGTTTGA
- the LOC123148798 gene encoding G-type lectin S-receptor-like serine/threonine-protein kinase At4g11900 isoform X1 — MASPSSSLWGAQGQASTMAQLMGVDALGLVSMVVQAALVARRHRDACVRLAQHVELVGGLLGELELAELMRREATRRPLEQLGGALRRCYALVTACQDCGYLRRLLLGARMAEELRAAQHEIDMFIHLIPLIALVDNSTADSRRVKADEGVLTVVTDSSNRHIRIPNKGATKLCGIGEHPFVGKVDLREQNIVDIEELVELCTRMEEACAGFTRFDFCQILDATENFSEKMIVGWGGFGKVYKGQLPGGLNVAIKRADEHAAMLEVNSELQLAKLQHANVIRLLGWCIHGKERILVYEFMQNGSLDRYLCDFNLTSSNYRAQS, encoded by the exons ATGGCGAGCCCGTCGAGCAGCCTGTGGGGCGCCCAAGGGCAAGCCTCCACCATGGCGCAGCTGATGGGCGTGGACGCGCTCGGGCTGGTCTCCATGGTCGTGCAGGCCGCCCTGGTGGCGCGCCGCCACCGGGATGCCTGCGTGCGGCTCGCGCAGCACGTGGAGCTCGTTGGCGGCCTGCTCGGGGAGCTGGAGCTCGCCGAGCTGATGCGTCGGGAGGCCACCAGGCGGCCGCTGGAGCAGCTCGGCGGCGCGCTGCGGCGGTGCTACGCGCTGGTCACGGCGTGCCAGGACTGCGGCTACCTGCGCCGCCTGCTCCTGGGAGCCCGGATGGCCGAGGAGCTCCGCGCCGCGCAGCATGAGATCGACATGTTCATCCACCTCATCCCGCTCATCGCCCTCGTCGACAATTCCACTGCAGATAGTCGCCGTGTCAAG GCTGATGAGGGGGTGCTCACTGTAGTCACAGATAGTTCAAATCGTCACATCAG GATTCCAAACAAAGGAGCTACCAAACTCTGTGGTATTGGAGAACACCCATTTGTAG GAAAAGTGGACCTGCGAGAACAGAATATCGTTGACATTGAAGAACTTGTGGAGCTTTGTACCCGTATGGAAGAGGCTTGCGCAGGATTCACAAGGTTCGATTTCTGTCAGATCTTGGATGCTACAGAAAATTTCTCAGAGAAGATGATAGTTGGGTGGGGAGGATTTGGGAAGGTGTACAAG gGCCAGTTGCCTGGTGGACTTAATGTTGCCATCAAAAGAGCTGATGAGCACGCAGCAATGCTTGAAGTCAACAGTGAATTGCAGCTTGCAAAGCTTCAGCATGCCAATGTGATTAGGTTATTGGGGTGGTGCATCCATGGGAAAGAAAGGATTCTAGTGTATGAGTTCATGCAAAATGGTTCCTTGGATCGTTACCTATGCG ACTTCAACTTGACAAGCAGCAACTACAGAGCTCAGAGTTAA